From Armatimonadota bacterium, the proteins below share one genomic window:
- a CDS encoding zf-HC2 domain-containing protein, whose translation MGKTMKESQNRECTEIASKLADYSVGGCNARLRRKIENHVASCSKCARELESLARTASLIQEAGLEKAPDAWNAIVGRLQPKPLHTRIANPIWWFARHKLHSAAAAGAVLITIGILLFTSIQNIPEIGANTYFARHATMSWNEPFADKAVLGLVSCIELKKEGSL comes from the coding sequence ATGGGAAAGACCATGAAAGAATCGCAGAATAGAGAATGCACTGAAATAGCTTCTAAATTGGCTGATTACTCAGTTGGCGGCTGCAATGCGCGGCTTCGCCGCAAGATTGAAAACCATGTCGCTTCATGCTCAAAATGTGCACGAGAGCTCGAGTCTCTAGCCCGCACTGCAAGCCTAATACAAGAGGCTGGGCTAGAGAAAGCTCCTGATGCATGGAATGCAATCGTGGGCCGTCTCCAGCCGAAACCTTTGCATACAAGAATTGCCAACCCGATTTGGTGGTTTGCGCGACACAAACTTCATTCGGCGGCCGCTGCAGGCGCAGTTTTGATTACCATTGGCATCTTGCTATTTACAAGTATTCAAAATATACCAGAAATCGGAGCCAACACATATTTTGCGCGTCACGCTACTATGAGCTGGAATGAACCCTTTGCAGATAAGGCCGTCCTAGGGTTGGTGAGTTGTATCGAACTAAAAAAGGAGGGATCGCTGTGA
- a CDS encoding RNA polymerase sigma factor — protein MIKPADKSKMEMPDSEFVRLAKQGNTLAFENLYRRYNAKIYNFSRLIVGHEEDAEDATQEAFVRAWNALEQLRESDSFNVWLHRIALNVCKDLLKKRAKASTNTIKITSDDENKIEEAHIAGREPDPSSKFEIEEKRRVVARAIEALSPEHRLVVIMHHLEGMDIESIAKILGTRRGTVMSRLARAREVLRRKLAPYVEP, from the coding sequence ATGATTAAGCCGGCTGATAAAAGCAAAATGGAGATGCCCGATTCCGAGTTTGTGCGGTTAGCAAAGCAAGGAAATACCTTGGCCTTTGAAAATTTATACCGGCGCTATAACGCCAAGATTTATAATTTCTCAAGGCTAATTGTTGGACACGAAGAGGATGCTGAAGATGCAACTCAAGAAGCTTTTGTACGCGCATGGAATGCTCTTGAGCAATTACGAGAAAGCGATTCGTTCAACGTATGGCTTCATCGTATCGCACTAAATGTTTGCAAAGATCTCCTAAAGAAACGTGCAAAAGCTTCGACAAATACAATAAAAATAACTTCGGATGATGAAAACAAAATTGAAGAAGCCCATATCGCTGGCAGGGAGCCTGACCCTTCTTCAAAGTTTGAAATTGAAGAAAAAAGGCGTGTAGTGGCAAGGGCAATTGAGGCATTAAGCCCAGAACACAGGCTTGTAGTTATAATGCACCATTTGGAAGGCATGGATATCGAGAGCATAGCCAAAATTCTTGGCACAAGGCGCGGCACTGTAATGTCGAGGCTCGCGCGAGCAAGAGAGGTCCTCCGGCGCAAGCTTGCGCCATATGTAGAACCATAG
- a CDS encoding tetratricopeptide repeat protein: MHVSLALALAHQRKFGEAVEHYREALRINPNHIVAMRKLADLLADRGESEEAIVLYRRLLRIKPGDAIIHLNLGSLLGEQGRLDEEILEYRKALEIKPDLAEAHNNLAVALYYKGEYAEAWKEARLSEKYGLKPPADFLKALSLKMSKQ; the protein is encoded by the coding sequence GTGCATGTCAGTCTCGCCCTAGCCTTAGCCCATCAGCGTAAATTTGGCGAAGCTGTTGAGCATTATCGCGAGGCTCTGCGCATCAATCCTAATCATATAGTGGCCATGCGAAAATTGGCAGACCTCCTTGCAGACCGAGGCGAATCTGAGGAGGCAATAGTTCTTTACCGTAGGCTTCTGCGAATCAAACCTGGCGATGCGATTATCCATCTAAATCTCGGAAGCCTTCTTGGAGAGCAAGGAAGGCTCGATGAAGAGATACTTGAGTATCGCAAGGCTCTTGAGATTAAGCCCGATTTAGCGGAAGCTCACAATAACCTGGCTGTGGCGCTATACTATAAAGGAGAGTATGCCGAGGCGTGGAAGGAGGCGCGTCTGAGCGAAAAGTATGGATTAAAACCCCCAGCAGATTTTCTCAAAGCGCTTTCACTCAAAATGTCAAAGCAATAG
- a CDS encoding tetratricopeptide repeat protein: protein MCSLLVIAIFGAFCRVLTAEFTDYDGNLYVTQNFFVQRGLNAESLKWAFTAVYAATWQPLTWLSFMLDHELYGLKPAGYHLTNLLLHIANTLLLFGVLKQMTGSAERSAFVAGLFALHPLRVESVAWVAERKDVLSSFFWMLTMWAYVRYVQFPRIKTYIPVIIFFVLGLMSKPMLVTVPFVLLLLDYWPLGRTLFSRCSSNLVCTRLSNKRLIFEKVPLFILSILSSIIAYIAQERGGALSSLDKMSLGIRLANAAVSYIAYIRQMIWPTNLGVLYPHPRDTIPILQVIGAIFLLIFLSIIVLRLTGRGPYMGVGWAWYLGTLVPVIGFVQIGAHAMADRFTYIPMIGLFVVIAWRLPELAGCIRIDGKKGELEKEQVSCFRFFRFSILPITAIIVFIAFGICSWVQTGYWQNSIALFKRAVGVTHGNSIAMVNLAGVLIREGRINEAKAYLMRAVELRPGARAYNNLGLVAEKEGKIDKAIDYFLEAIKYDPSYIGAYYNLANLLIRERRIEEAVSYHKKQLRSNQRIPTCMSVSP from the coding sequence TTGTGTTCACTGTTGGTAATTGCCATATTCGGGGCTTTCTGCAGAGTCCTGACAGCAGAATTCACCGACTATGATGGCAATCTGTATGTCACGCAAAACTTCTTTGTTCAGCGTGGGCTCAATGCCGAAAGTCTGAAATGGGCTTTTACCGCTGTCTATGCTGCTACTTGGCAGCCATTGACATGGCTTTCATTTATGCTTGACCATGAGCTCTATGGCTTGAAGCCGGCAGGTTACCATCTAACCAATCTTCTTCTCCACATCGCGAACACTCTTCTACTTTTCGGGGTCCTCAAGCAAATGACCGGTTCTGCCGAACGAAGTGCTTTTGTCGCTGGCTTGTTTGCATTGCATCCCCTAAGAGTGGAGTCGGTAGCGTGGGTTGCCGAAAGGAAAGATGTGCTGAGTAGTTTCTTCTGGATGCTCACTATGTGGGCATATGTGCGGTACGTCCAATTCCCAAGGATTAAAACTTATATTCCAGTAATAATATTTTTTGTGCTGGGGCTGATGTCAAAGCCAATGCTAGTTACTGTTCCCTTCGTTCTCCTTCTGCTTGATTATTGGCCCTTAGGTCGCACATTGTTCTCCCGTTGTTCCTCTAATTTGGTTTGTACTCGACTGAGTAATAAAAGGTTAATCTTTGAGAAAGTGCCTTTGTTCATCCTTTCCATCTTATCATCCATCATCGCATATATTGCTCAGGAAAGAGGTGGGGCGTTAAGTTCGCTGGATAAGATGTCATTGGGTATCAGACTCGCAAACGCCGCCGTGTCATACATTGCGTATATACGCCAAATGATTTGGCCTACCAATTTGGGCGTTCTTTATCCTCATCCTCGGGATACAATTCCTATTTTGCAAGTTATTGGCGCTATCTTCCTATTGATTTTTCTCTCCATTATTGTGCTCAGACTTACAGGCCGGGGGCCCTATATGGGAGTAGGATGGGCTTGGTATCTGGGGACGTTGGTACCCGTGATTGGTTTTGTGCAAATCGGAGCCCATGCAATGGCAGACCGGTTCACATATATACCTATGATTGGGCTCTTTGTTGTGATTGCATGGAGACTACCCGAACTGGCTGGGTGCATTAGGATTGATGGCAAAAAAGGAGAATTAGAGAAAGAGCAAGTTTCTTGTTTTCGTTTCTTTCGTTTTTCTATTCTTCCAATCACAGCCATCATTGTTTTTATTGCCTTTGGAATCTGTTCTTGGGTTCAAACTGGTTATTGGCAGAACAGCATTGCGCTTTTCAAACGTGCAGTAGGTGTAACACACGGCAACTCTATTGCGATGGTCAATCTCGCTGGCGTTCTGATTAGGGAGGGCAGAATCAACGAAGCGAAGGCATACCTCATGCGCGCTGTCGAACTTAGACCAGGAGCCAGGGCATACAATAACCTTGGTTTGGTTGCTGAAAAAGAGGGAAAAATTGACAAAGCGATTGACTATTTCTTAGAGGCAATTAAGTATGATCCTTCCTACATTGGAGCGTACTACAATCTTGCAAATCTCCTTATTCGAGAAAGACGTATTGAAGAAGCAGTTTCATACCACAAAAAGCAATTGCGCTCCAACCAGAGGATCCCGACGTGCATGTCAGTCTCGCCCTAG
- a CDS encoding tetratricopeptide repeat protein: MGKRSNHRLNFIIALFLLILTAVAFSLILGAKFINCDDVVYVTQNDHVKAGLTLENIKWAFMTFDQCFWHPLVWLSYMLDYHIWGLNPLGYHLTNLLFHILNTILLLLVLKTATLSIWRSALVAALFGIHPLHVESVAWIAERKDVLSTFFFLLSILAYVEYGKVPKFSRYALVVVFFTFGLMSKPMVVTLPFVLLLLDYWPIGRIFCSNIPPKEKATGFADRQTQANALSSKLVVEKIPLFLLSAVVSVIAYVAQEKGDALDVRPEFSLGVRIANATVSYVVYIVKMFWPRDLAVFYPHPGATIPTLQLIGAGLALLCITLLACLSFRRHPYIAVGWLWYAGTLIPVSGIVKFGAHAMADRFTYVPLIGLFIVIAWGVPNLVGCFCGNSLMSVANGRSQIRPQTILPAASVISLAVFAVCTWVQVCYWHDGVRLFQHSLRVTKGNYFAYNNLGAALEEEGRFDEAVLFYRASLRVEPNQARAHVNLGNIFLKQRKVEEALREYEAAVRVRPSDPMLQNNLAVALAQKGMYADAINCFRKAIRINPHLPDIHENLAEVLYLNGNYAEAWREIALCRQNGGRPSQSLLKVLSAKMPEPGVQ; this comes from the coding sequence ATGGGAAAGCGGTCAAATCACCGGCTTAATTTTATAATTGCACTTTTTCTTTTAATACTCACAGCAGTGGCATTTTCCCTAATACTAGGCGCCAAATTTATAAACTGCGATGATGTTGTCTATGTGACGCAGAATGACCATGTGAAAGCAGGATTAACGCTCGAGAATATCAAGTGGGCTTTCATGACCTTCGACCAATGCTTTTGGCATCCATTAGTCTGGCTTTCCTACATGTTGGATTATCATATCTGGGGATTGAACCCTCTTGGATACCACCTTACTAATCTGCTATTTCACATCCTAAATACAATTTTGCTCCTTTTGGTGCTCAAAACCGCAACCCTTTCAATCTGGAGAAGTGCATTGGTTGCTGCTCTTTTTGGTATCCACCCGCTTCATGTGGAGTCGGTAGCGTGGATTGCGGAGAGAAAGGATGTTCTAAGCACATTTTTCTTCTTACTTTCAATATTGGCTTACGTCGAATATGGCAAAGTTCCGAAATTCAGCAGATATGCTCTCGTCGTTGTTTTCTTTACCTTTGGCCTGATGTCGAAGCCAATGGTAGTGACTCTTCCCTTTGTGCTCCTTCTGCTTGATTATTGGCCAATTGGGCGGATTTTTTGTTCGAACATCCCTCCAAAAGAGAAAGCTACAGGCTTTGCTGACCGACAAACCCAGGCAAATGCTTTATCTTCAAAACTTGTGGTTGAAAAAATTCCCCTTTTTCTGCTCTCAGCGGTTGTAAGTGTTATTGCATACGTTGCCCAAGAGAAGGGAGATGCGCTTGATGTGCGTCCAGAATTCTCGCTTGGCGTTAGAATAGCAAACGCAACGGTGTCGTATGTTGTTTACATTGTGAAAATGTTCTGGCCAAGAGACTTGGCTGTTTTTTATCCGCATCCCGGCGCGACAATTCCTACTTTGCAATTGATAGGTGCGGGATTGGCACTATTATGCATAACGCTTTTGGCTTGTCTCAGTTTTCGACGGCACCCATACATTGCCGTTGGGTGGTTATGGTACGCTGGCACGCTTATACCTGTGTCCGGTATAGTGAAGTTCGGCGCTCATGCCATGGCTGACCGGTTTACATACGTCCCGCTTATTGGTCTTTTCATAGTGATTGCATGGGGTGTGCCCAACTTGGTTGGATGTTTTTGTGGTAATAGTCTGATGTCAGTGGCAAATGGCAGAAGCCAAATTCGCCCGCAAACCATTTTACCGGCCGCATCTGTTATTTCGCTGGCAGTTTTTGCTGTTTGCACATGGGTTCAGGTTTGCTATTGGCATGATGGAGTTAGGCTGTTCCAGCATTCATTGAGGGTGACGAAAGGCAATTATTTCGCATACAATAATCTTGGCGCGGCACTTGAAGAGGAGGGACGTTTTGACGAGGCTGTCTTATTCTATCGTGCGTCGTTGCGGGTTGAGCCCAATCAGGCGCGAGCCCATGTAAATCTTGGAAATATCTTCCTTAAGCAAAGGAAGGTGGAAGAAGCTTTGAGGGAATACGAGGCCGCTGTGCGGGTTCGGCCTAGTGATCCAATGCTTCAGAACAACCTTGCCGTGGCGCTTGCTCAAAAAGGAATGTATGCCGACGCTATCAATTGCTTTAGGAAAGCTATTAGGATTAATCCGCATCTTCCAGACATTCATGAAAACCTTGCCGAAGTACTTTATCTTAATGGAAACTATGCAGAAGCATGGAGGGAAATCGCTCTGTGCCGCCAAAATGGTGGACGGCCGTCCCAAAGTTTACTCAAAGTGCTGTCTGCCAAAATGCCCGAGCCTGGTGTACAATAA
- a CDS encoding outer membrane lipoprotein-sorting protein produces the protein MRKICGWALIIATFVIPQFALAAMSAHEIVEKTYSAEKKATLQGIKFVSIQVGKAPVSSKVRVYRSQGRSRMEFLTGPTAGTIIIESNNSIITISAKQKMPAACLQHKTGDYLGQLFKNYVPKLVGSQSIAGRNCYIIKLEPKFSGNPTSKIWVDKEKYIILRTDWYGLNGKLFSLSRYDSIDFSARPPDSLFTAPIKPESSAVCRSTMNINEVRKAVGFTPLKPKYLPTGYIFDGYYIQTSPCGISFAALKYANGLNTISVFESKCPCAGPGCMADNRGQKRRFGRGARCGPNGCILADRPHARMFQTRVGDITIAVVGDAPTSELVKIAESVK, from the coding sequence GTGAGGAAGATTTGTGGATGGGCCCTAATCATTGCAACTTTCGTCATCCCGCAATTCGCTCTCGCAGCGATGTCTGCGCATGAAATAGTGGAAAAAACTTATTCTGCCGAGAAAAAAGCAACACTTCAAGGAATAAAGTTCGTTTCTATCCAGGTGGGCAAGGCGCCGGTGTCTTCGAAAGTCAGGGTATACCGAAGTCAAGGTCGTTCACGAATGGAATTCCTTACTGGCCCAACAGCTGGCACAATCATTATTGAAAGCAATAACTCAATAATTACGATTTCTGCAAAGCAGAAAATGCCAGCCGCTTGTTTGCAGCATAAGACAGGAGATTACCTTGGTCAGCTTTTTAAAAATTATGTGCCAAAGCTTGTCGGCTCGCAAAGCATAGCAGGCCGTAACTGCTACATAATCAAGCTTGAGCCGAAGTTTAGCGGCAATCCTACAAGCAAGATTTGGGTAGACAAGGAAAAATACATCATCCTGAGGACCGACTGGTATGGCTTAAATGGCAAACTTTTTAGTCTCAGCCGGTACGATAGCATAGATTTTTCCGCTAGGCCGCCTGACTCTCTATTCACCGCCCCAATTAAGCCTGAAAGTTCGGCTGTCTGTAGAAGCACTATGAACATAAATGAAGTTCGCAAGGCGGTGGGATTTACGCCACTAAAACCAAAATATCTCCCAACAGGTTACATATTTGATGGGTACTACATACAAACTTCACCCTGCGGTATATCATTCGCGGCCCTAAAATACGCAAATGGCCTAAACACTATTTCGGTTTTCGAAAGCAAGTGCCCATGTGCTGGTCCGGGATGCATGGCAGACAATCGCGGACAAAAGCGCAGGTTTGGCCGTGGAGCAAGATGTGGCCCAAATGGATGCATTTTAGCTGACCGTCCACACGCAAGAATGTTTCAAACAAGGGTTGGCGACATTACAATCGCCGTTGTAGGTGACGCACCCACGTCTGAGCTTGTGAAAATTGCTGAGAGTGTCAAGTAG
- a CDS encoding glycoside hydrolase: MKELTRLLLLILAVSFYPPHPVAKGEAIRMRKVKDLIIYRDDMYYCAFPSLVVRKNGEILCTFRRAPNRKLLWGGKYSHTDPNSYLVLVRSKDGGETWTKEPELIYAHPLGGSQDPCMIQLKDGSIVCSSYAWALLPPEGVEKHQKTLSHPPFGFLGGYIMRSDDGGKTWKGPFIPPPVPEDKTLDVLGKPCPAYNRGAMIQRNDGKLYWAVAANEGKRDRLTSVHLMTSSDRGETWEYVCPIAKDSKITLNESSLVETAKGDIVCFIRTANFNDHLVISRSTDGGKSFKWEDGKIIGHPYHAIRLKDGRVFLVYGYRHEPYGVRARLLNPDCTNVAEAPELVIRDDGGNGDLGYPWAALLPDGRILVAYYFNQSDGPRFIAGSIIEIN, encoded by the coding sequence ATGAAAGAGCTAACAAGACTCTTATTGCTAATCCTTGCTGTTAGTTTCTACCCGCCCCACCCGGTTGCGAAAGGAGAAGCTATTCGCATGAGAAAGGTGAAAGACCTTATCATCTATCGAGATGACATGTATTATTGTGCATTTCCTTCGTTAGTAGTCCGAAAGAACGGTGAAATTTTATGTACGTTTCGGCGGGCGCCAAACCGGAAGCTTTTGTGGGGCGGCAAGTATAGCCATACCGACCCCAATAGCTACCTTGTTCTAGTTCGGTCGAAAGATGGCGGTGAAACATGGACCAAAGAGCCCGAGCTTATCTACGCTCACCCACTAGGAGGTTCTCAGGATCCTTGCATGATACAGCTTAAGGATGGATCAATTGTTTGCTCAAGTTATGCTTGGGCGTTATTGCCACCCGAGGGCGTTGAAAAACATCAAAAGACTTTAAGTCATCCGCCATTTGGATTCCTGGGGGGTTATATCATGCGCTCGGACGACGGCGGCAAAACTTGGAAAGGCCCGTTTATACCGCCACCAGTTCCAGAAGACAAAACGCTAGACGTGCTAGGTAAGCCCTGCCCCGCTTACAATCGAGGCGCTATGATTCAGCGTAATGACGGAAAGCTGTACTGGGCCGTTGCTGCAAACGAAGGAAAACGCGACCGACTAACGTCTGTCCATCTTATGACTTCGTCGGACCGCGGCGAGACATGGGAATACGTTTGCCCAATTGCTAAGGACAGCAAGATTACACTCAATGAATCATCGCTGGTTGAAACAGCAAAAGGTGACATAGTTTGCTTTATACGAACGGCAAACTTTAATGATCATCTGGTAATCTCGCGTTCGACAGACGGCGGCAAGAGTTTCAAATGGGAAGATGGCAAAATCATTGGCCATCCATATCATGCAATACGATTAAAGGATGGGCGTGTGTTTTTAGTCTATGGCTATCGACATGAGCCATATGGGGTACGCGCGAGACTGCTGAATCCCGACTGCACCAATGTTGCCGAGGCACCGGAACTCGTTATCCGCGATGACGGAGGCAATGGGGATCTTGGGTACCCATGGGCGGCGCTACTTCCAGACGGGCGAATTCTCGTCGCATACTATTTCAACCAATCAGACGGCCCCAGGTTTATTGCAGGAAGCATAATTGAAATAAATTAA
- a CDS encoding tetratricopeptide repeat protein, protein MPPKWWTAVPKFTQSAVCQNARAWCTIKTLKNYTIDWQITSEMRRLKGNYQAYIVAVLLVFVVVAVYWRILGYEFLFDDAQYIQTNVHLHRGLSAGAVKWCFTAFYAANWHPITWMSHMLDCQLFGLDAGRHHIQNLLFHTINTILLFGLLLRLTGSVWKSGFVAALFGVHPLHVESVAWVSERKDVLSALFGMLAILAYVRYALRPGIKTYIPIFIFFAIGLMAKPMIVTLPFVLLLLDYWPLNRWKFANFPSIIMSRGGIKSLVLEKIPLFCLSAISCFITYLAQEAGGTTRVMNSLPLNVRLANALVSYVSYILKAIWPQRLAVFYPHSEDSLPTWEVIISAFVLFCLTVIILRAMRKYPYLGVGWLWYLGTLVPVIGLVQVGSQAMADRYTYIPLIGIFILIAWGIPDVAGCSKAKIGRCELGEEKAPLRFLFLSSVLPFVGIAALIAFIIASWVQVGYWRNPVTLFGRTVAVTKDNFIAHFNLALALAEKERHAEAIPHYEVALKLRPMDADAHQALADSLVKDGRTDEAVAHYYECLRLRPNDAKVHCILADVLADLGRTDEAIANYREAIRIEPDFAEALTNLGVLLVSQSRVEEGIAHYLKAMRIDPHLPNLHYNLGIAFAKLGKFDDAIRELELAIKEKPDDIEARRRLVGVLFVKCQYAAVWKQVHELQKLGVNLPENFLRMLSAKMPEP, encoded by the coding sequence GTGCCGCCAAAATGGTGGACGGCCGTCCCAAAGTTTACTCAAAGTGCTGTCTGCCAAAATGCCCGAGCCTGGTGTACAATAAAGACATTAAAAAACTATACAATTGACTGGCAAATTACTTCCGAAATGCGTAGATTGAAGGGCAATTATCAAGCCTATATTGTTGCAGTTCTCCTAGTGTTTGTTGTAGTTGCTGTTTATTGGCGCATCTTAGGATATGAGTTTCTTTTTGATGATGCGCAGTATATCCAAACTAATGTGCATCTGCATAGAGGACTCAGCGCTGGTGCAGTCAAGTGGTGCTTCACGGCTTTTTATGCGGCAAACTGGCATCCCATAACATGGATGAGCCATATGCTTGACTGCCAACTCTTTGGGCTTGATGCTGGCAGACACCATATTCAGAATTTGTTGTTTCATACCATAAACACAATATTGTTGTTTGGCCTGCTTCTTAGGTTGACTGGCTCGGTTTGGAAAAGCGGCTTCGTAGCTGCTCTGTTTGGAGTTCATCCGCTCCATGTAGAGTCGGTGGCATGGGTTTCGGAGCGCAAGGATGTATTAAGCGCCCTTTTCGGGATGCTGGCGATTTTGGCGTATGTTCGATATGCTCTGCGTCCTGGAATTAAGACCTACATCCCGATATTCATATTCTTTGCTATTGGCCTTATGGCTAAGCCTATGATTGTTACCCTTCCTTTTGTGTTACTCCTCTTAGATTACTGGCCCCTAAATAGGTGGAAATTCGCTAATTTTCCGTCAATTATTATGTCAAGAGGCGGGATTAAAAGTCTCGTATTGGAGAAAATCCCTCTTTTTTGCTTATCTGCAATTTCATGTTTTATAACTTACCTTGCCCAAGAAGCAGGTGGAACTACTCGCGTGATGAACAGCCTGCCTCTTAATGTGAGGTTGGCAAATGCACTAGTCTCCTACGTCAGCTATATCCTTAAAGCCATTTGGCCACAGAGACTAGCTGTGTTCTATCCACATTCTGAGGATTCGTTACCTACTTGGGAGGTAATTATTTCAGCATTTGTGCTTTTCTGCTTGACTGTGATTATCCTGCGAGCTATGCGAAAATATCCTTACCTCGGCGTGGGATGGCTTTGGTACCTTGGCACGCTTGTACCCGTCATTGGTCTTGTCCAAGTTGGCTCACAGGCGATGGCAGATAGGTATACGTACATTCCGCTTATTGGTATCTTTATATTGATTGCTTGGGGAATACCAGATGTGGCTGGTTGTTCAAAGGCAAAAATTGGAAGGTGTGAGCTTGGGGAAGAAAAAGCTCCTCTCCGATTTTTATTCCTTTCTTCTGTTTTGCCTTTTGTTGGTATTGCTGCTCTAATCGCATTTATAATTGCTTCCTGGGTCCAAGTTGGTTACTGGAGAAATCCTGTAACGCTATTTGGCCGTACAGTGGCAGTTACAAAGGACAACTTCATAGCGCACTTTAATCTTGCGTTGGCCCTTGCCGAGAAAGAGCGTCATGCCGAGGCAATTCCTCATTACGAAGTTGCGCTTAAGCTTAGGCCTATGGATGCAGATGCACATCAAGCTCTTGCCGATTCGCTTGTGAAGGATGGGAGGACTGACGAGGCTGTTGCTCATTACTATGAGTGTCTTAGGCTTAGGCCGAACGATGCGAAAGTTCACTGCATCTTGGCCGATGTGCTTGCCGATTTGGGGAGAACCGATGAGGCCATAGCAAATTATAGAGAGGCAATTCGCATTGAACCGGATTTCGCCGAGGCACTCACAAATCTTGGTGTCCTTTTGGTTAGTCAGAGCCGAGTGGAAGAGGGAATAGCACACTACCTAAAAGCTATGCGAATTGACCCCCACCTACCAAATTTGCACTACAATCTAGGAATTGCCTTTGCAAAGTTGGGGAAGTTCGATGATGCCATCCGGGAGCTAGAGCTGGCAATTAAAGAAAAACCAGACGACATCGAAGCTCGCAGGCGGCTTGTGGGTGTGCTATTCGTAAAATGCCAATATGCTGCGGTTTGGAAGCAGGTTCATGAGCTCCAAAAGCTTGGTGTCAACTTGCCAGAAAACTTCCTGAGGATGTTATCTGCAAAGATGCCCGAACCATGA
- a CDS encoding MFS transporter — protein sequence MSTKASSSSSYVASARSELFAASCIALVVSAIAFGIRGDTLGDFMKQFNATPDAIGWAIVGAFWGFTIAIAFSGIVCDWLGMKTLLVCAWILHMAGISGTVFANSIQMLAIGTLLIGFGNGFIEGAVNPLVATLYPEDKTAKLNALHAWWPGGIVIGTIIAYIMSLFQASWQIKTGVLFIPTLLYGAMFIGLKLPPTERVQSGVSTARMWRSIFSLYLVFWICMWLSAATELGTNQWIAEMMKNSGIKVGTLVLGWISFVMLIGRVFAGPVVHKLSPIGVLLLSSIVSFIGLIALSMAKGPVMAFLAATVFSAGICYFWPTMLGYTSERFPEGGALLMGLMGAAGMASAGFAQPIFGGWYEKFGVVGALRHAAILPAILTVVMAVFYVIHKLEGGYKAVKLTPAESAASAQAEAEVTSEVTTKLEEGLASPFLSDDNSS from the coding sequence TTGAGTACAAAAGCTTCAAGCTCATCAAGTTATGTTGCGAGCGCTCGCTCAGAGTTATTTGCTGCAAGTTGTATTGCGCTGGTAGTAAGCGCAATCGCATTTGGTATTCGCGGTGACACTCTCGGCGATTTTATGAAGCAGTTTAACGCGACACCGGATGCGATTGGATGGGCGATTGTCGGTGCATTCTGGGGCTTCACGATTGCAATCGCCTTTAGTGGGATTGTTTGCGACTGGCTCGGGATGAAAACACTGCTAGTATGCGCATGGATACTGCACATGGCTGGCATTAGTGGGACTGTCTTTGCTAACAGTATTCAAATGTTAGCCATAGGAACCTTGCTAATCGGTTTTGGAAACGGTTTTATTGAGGGTGCTGTCAATCCTCTGGTAGCTACGTTGTATCCCGAGGACAAGACTGCCAAGCTGAATGCATTGCATGCTTGGTGGCCCGGCGGAATCGTAATAGGGACAATTATTGCTTATATTATGTCGCTTTTCCAAGCAAGTTGGCAGATTAAGACGGGCGTACTTTTCATCCCCACGCTTTTATACGGCGCAATGTTCATCGGGCTTAAGCTCCCGCCTACTGAGCGCGTCCAATCTGGAGTATCAACTGCTCGAATGTGGCGCTCCATTTTCTCCTTGTATTTGGTTTTTTGGATTTGTATGTGGTTGAGTGCGGCAACCGAGCTAGGCACGAATCAGTGGATAGCTGAGATGATGAAAAATAGCGGAATTAAGGTCGGGACCCTTGTTCTTGGGTGGATTAGCTTTGTAATGCTGATAGGACGTGTGTTTGCAGGTCCTGTAGTGCATAAATTGTCGCCCATCGGTGTGTTGCTACTTTCGTCAATTGTTTCTTTCATAGGTTTGATTGCGCTTAGTATGGCTAAGGGACCAGTAATGGCGTTTTTGGCAGCGACGGTTTTCTCTGCAGGCATTTGCTACTTCTGGCCTACAATGTTAGGATACACATCAGAGCGGTTCCCCGAGGGTGGGGCGCTGCTTATGGGTTTGATGGGCGCCGCGGGAATGGCTTCTGCTGGTTTTGCCCAACCAATCTTTGGAGGCTGGTATGAAAAATTCGGGGTCGTTGGCGCTTTGAGGCATGCAGCAATTCTTCCTGCCATTCTGACTGTTGTCATGGCGGTCTTCTATGTCATTCATAAGCTTGAGGGTGGTTACAAAGCTGTTAAGCTTACCCCGGCTGAATCAGCAGCTTCTGCTCAAGCCGAGGCAGAAGTGACGTCGGAAGTTACCACAAAGTTGGAAGAAGGTTTAGCAAGTCCTTTTTTGAGCGACGATAATTCATCTTAG